The Brienomyrus brachyistius isolate T26 chromosome 9, BBRACH_0.4, whole genome shotgun sequence genome contains the following window.
GCAGCTGTATAAAAAGGGGATCAAGGGATTTCTGGTCACCTTCAAAGCATTTATTCCTGCCGGTACACTTGTGCGGTAAGTTACAGCATAGCTATATTTAGAACATAAAATACCTGTAAGATACCTATTTCGCTGCTGATTGCATCCTTCATACAAAAGTGGTTGTTGGGAAGCATTCGGTAATTTTTATTAACTACTGTCCTGTAAAACTGTAACACTTCATTTACAGCAGAGCACAGCACAATTTCTGTTTACCAATGCTTGCGGAAAAGTATTTTTGAATGCAATTTATTTAATAGTGACAAAGAGGCTGTATGTTTTAATTTCCAATGGTAAAGATCAGTCTTCGAAAAGTGGCAACACGTGTTACAAATAATAAGTGCAATCATAATTTTGGAAAACAATAATTTAAATATGTATCGTACATTTCACACTACCTCTTCTAACGCAAAAAAACAAGAggaatataaataaatgttcttATACTTGCAAAGTCTCTTTGTAAAAAGctgatttacatttatttattatcagACGCTTTTATCTATGACGAAGCGCAAGTGAGGCAAGCAGTACGTGCGTTTCGAATATACCGTAGTCAAGGGATCAGCTGGAAGATTTTCGTGTAATAATTTTTACTACAATATTTTAATCAGGCTTGTATATTTCCACTCATAAATCTTTTAGTGTGATACATTTGCTTGATTTCGGAATGATGTTTAAATAAGTTTTAATAGTAAGTTTGATTTTGGATATTTTATTcaagtgtgttttatttttatgccTTCGCAAACTGGCAAATATTGTCTCACTCAAGTTGCGGATGATAGATTGGGTTTCATTAACCACAGCCCCACAGGAGTGCTGTACATTATTAATTCAGGTCCATCTCTTGGTATAGATGTACATTGATAACATACCAACAATGGAGTGAACATGCTTTCAAAGAGTAGAAGCGAGATCTAGGCTTTACTGCAATGGAAATAATAAATATCGCAGTTACAGAACCAGTAAGTAAACATTGTTGCACATTTTCATTATGTCCTCTCATTTAATATAATCTGTTTTTATCTTTGTTAGATCATCTGCCAGTAAAATGAGTTCCCAGTTGGAGAAGGCCTTGGAGAGCCTCATCCATGTTTTTCATAGCTATTCTTCCAAAGAGGGTGATAAGTACAAGTTAAGCAAAGGAGAGCTGAAGAGTCTCCTACAGGGAGAACTCAATGGCTTCTTGTCGGTGAGTGAAGACCGGAACACCACAGCTGGCTCTGTGGACGAGTAGAGTGTGCATGTTCCTCCTGTGCTTGTAGAGGTTTCCACCCGCAGCCcatacatgggggggggggttcccgtagtgtgtgattgtgtgtgtgtgtgtgtgtgtgtgcctcgtACCCTGTACTTCCTGTCTCCAGGCTCACCATTTCCCTGTAccggttatggatggatggatggatggatggaacaggatattaaatatatgaaattttaaCAGTTATGAAGTGTTAAATTCTGTAGTGATGCATGTGAGTGTAGTTAACGGAGAAGCGTAGAACCACTTCCAGGTATAACGTTAACTGGGTTGTCTTTCTTATTTTCCCATCTCTCTCCTTTGACAGGCCAGTAAAGACCCAATGGTGGTAGAAAAGATAATGAGAGACCTGGACGCGAACTGTGACGGGGAAGTCGACTTCCAGGAATTCGTAGTTCTCGTTGCGGCATTGACTGTGTCCTGTAATGAATTCTTTGTTGAATCCATGAAGAAATGAATCTTCCTCCTCCTGAAGTTTCCTTGTTTAATAAACACCATAAGCTTTCAGATGAGGTCTctgctctttctttcttttgaaAACAAGTAAAGGAGGCACAGTCCAAATGAATGGCTTATAgtacacaaaaataaaaacaaaaggttgtaacatgatgatgatgatgatgatgatgaagaaccCTGTGCCATTCTACTAGCTCCAGGCTACCATGGATTCCCTAAGCCTCACACAAGCTGAATTACTAGCGCCATCTCTTGATGAAAATGCAACACTGCATGTTCTACCATAGCTGCAAGAACTAGGTTATACAGATGGCTCTACTTTTTCCTGGATGCCCTATAAACAGTCTGCTTGTTAAAAATAACTATTTTAGAACAGAATAGTTGTAATATAAGCATAATTGGAATACAACAGGACTTTGCATGGTCTGTTTTAATACTACTATTAACAATAACACCTAATTGCAGTGACTAGTGACATTGTTTTTAAGACTGGGCCACATCATGATGAATATTTAAAGTATATTAAATAATTAGCTTGACATCTATTTTTAACTATAATCTATTTATTTGGTCTCGATTTCATGTATATTACAGGGAAGTTTATTGCAAAGAATTCTTGATCCAAATCACAGATGATGCTTGACTCCAAATATATTTGAACTGACTCATTTTTACTCATGTTATCAGCCGTGAGGGGGTGCTAGGTGCAAGGTGTAGAGATATTACAGGAAATAATTGTAATCTTAATGAATATTGTTTGGAGTTGCATGTtggcaatttttaaaataataatgcagtCAGTCAACAGACAAACCACTGCTGTCTGGTTGATTTGAAATATCATTTGTCCTGTTTGCatcagtgttgttttttttattattatttgctcCTGTTTCTATGCATGACATAGACTGCAGATATTTTCCCCAGCGATTATTTCATATGCGTTTACTTGCCTTTAATAAATTTGAATTGCAGTGAGGATGTCCAAATGGACTCGGCTATGACAACATAAAACAGAGGATGTCGTGTTTGCAAAAAATGAAGGGCCAGCCAGGACTAGATCATGGTGATATTTGAGGCCCCCCCCCTgtcatggggggtggggtgggcaggAGGTGGGGACATGTACAGCCctggaaaaaaataacagaCCTCAGCAAAATGTTCAGCTTCACTCATTcctcaatttatgggtatgcGGCCATGTAAAACATCAGAATCCATGGCCCCGTCACTGTATAAATCAGCAGGTTACTAGATGTTAAAATCCACCTTTGGAGAAATGCAGCTCTACAAAAAATTACCAGACCACAGTAAAATGTTAATTTTCACTCCTtcctcaatttatgggtgtccacctcctgtcatttgtaaatttcttatgctcatacattcttttgcaaactgcagcctggctcttccctgcttctcatcaaTCGGCATCTTCCTTGCTTCAGTCCTACTTTTAGGGGCCTGATACGAtcctgtcctagcagtgcacttcaccaCTTAAtatttcccattctttttgaagatcacttgatgtcatcctctgattcatgagaaaactgtcggataagttgacggtcatctctggcattagaatgtcGCTTCCGCCCTCTGCTTCTACTGGTTTCTGAtctttcccagtgtctcctgcttgttCTTATGTACgcctgtcttagaaactttgagcctggaagcagcctgcttcACAGTGTACCGCTCCTTTAAATTTTTCCAGAACTGGATGTCCAGAGCACAACAGATATGCTGCGGGACTAGGAGAGCCTCCTGGCTAATTTGTGCTGTGTATGTCAAAGAGCCCTGAGTCTCTGGTGGTTAATTCTTGGTCTATATATAGCGGGGGCGCCAGGTGGTGCTGCGAGGCTCCCTCCATCCTGACAGCCTGGGGCGCTGGGCCCACTGGCCTGGTCCATAATCCAGCAATGGAACCAGTGAGGATGAGTAAGCAGGTAACCATAAGCACTATTTTCTTACAGATTGCTTCAGAATCCTACATATGCTGTACCTGAAGCTGCATCGTGCATCTGGGCACGTTCTTGGGCCTGcttgggctgggtaggggttaaggttgtcatgttgggattagagttttccctgtacaaatgaatggagagtccacacaaag
Protein-coding sequences here:
- the s100a1 gene encoding protein S100-A1; protein product: MSSQLEKALESLIHVFHSYSSKEGDKYKLSKGELKSLLQGELNGFLSASKDPMVVEKIMRDLDANCDGEVDFQEFVVLVAALTVSCNEFFVESMKK